The following nucleotide sequence is from Novosphingobium sp. KA1.
CAGGAGCAGCGATGGCGAGGGCTACGCTTCTGAATTTGCTAGCTACCCAGTTCCGTCAGCGGTGTTCGCATTTCCAGCCCGAAGCCATTGGCTTCGTAATGACGTGTCACCGTGCTTTTGTTTCCAACACCCATGTCGATGAGGCGAGTGCCAAACCCCTTCCGCTCCGGTTCAGAAACCGGCGGTCCGCCCGCTTCCTGCCAGCGAAGAAGAAGCTGTTCGCCCTCGATCGTCCAGGAAAGGGTGACGCTGCCGGAAAAGCGCGAAAGCGCGCCATACTTGGCTGCATTGGTGGCAAGTTCGTTGAGGACCAGTGAGAGAGCGACGGCTGTGCGTGAACCGATCGCAAGATCGGGGCCGCTCGCAGATATACGATGATCGTGGTCGTGCGGTTCCAGCGAGGCATGAATGACTTCGCTCAGGGACGCTGCCGCCCAGTCACGGCGCAAGAGGATGTCATGAGCGTGGCCCAGGGCTTGCAGTCTGCGAAACAGATTATCCATTGCGCCGGGTTCGGCTGCGCCGCGCAATGTTTGCGAGGCAATCGCCTGAACAAGCGCAAGCGTGTTCTTGAGACGGTGTCCCAGTTCCGCGTTGATTACCGCCAGACTAGCTTGCGCCTGCATCTTGCCGGTCGTTTCCACCACGGTATCGAGCATGCCGGCGATGCTGCCGTCGGCCAGTCGCAGGGGGCTGTAACAGAAGGTGAACCAGGCTTGCTCACTCTGACCGGTGCGGTCGATGACGAGCGGAAAATCCTCAATGTACGTGGGAGTGCCGGCGTAGGCGCGCTTGGCAATGGGGCCGATCGTATCCCAGGCTTCTGCCCAGATGGCTGCAAACGACTTCCCGAGTGCATCGGGCTTTTTGCCCAGGATGGGAAGGAAGGCGTCGTTGTAAATCGTTGTCAGGTCCGGCCCCCAGACGATTGCCTTGGGGAAGCTGGAATCGAGAATTTGCCGGACGACGATCTTGAGTTCGGAGGGCCAGGCGGAGCGAGGGCCGAGAGGGGTTCCGCTCCAATCGAATGCATCGATCTTGCCGCGCATGACAGAGGAAAGCGCAGCATCTGCAGCGGCCGGTATCTCCATTATGAAGGGGGTGGCCGGTGCGATCTGTCCGGATGCATCTATGCTCTGATCTATTGCTTTCCATTCAAAGCACGTCTCAGCGTGCTCACTCTCGTACCGCCTTCTTGCGATGTGGCAATTCAATTCGTGATAGCGCCGTTTGGCAAAAGAGCTCGCTGCTGGGCATTCGTCCGGGGGCGAAGTGCGTGCCGGGGCGCTGTTCTCAATGCTGGAGCGCAAGCACCGGTATGGATATCGTGCGTCGAGCGGAACGCTTATTCTGCGGACAGATAAGCGATCAATCCCCGCTCCTCACGGCTGAGCCACTTGCTGCGCCGCGGCAGCGGACAGCCGAGCAACTGCCCGGGATCGGTGCGGGCTTGCTCGACGAGGCGGGGATGGATGTATGCCTTGCGCGCCACGGCAGGTGTATTGCACAAATGCGCGGAGACATGGGCGAGCATCGCCTTCAGCGTCCGCGCGTTGCCATCGTCTTCGCGCAGCCATGCAAAAGCCAGTACATTCGCCCGCCAGGTTCGGAAGTCCTTGGCGGTGAACTGTGCTCCCGCGATAGCATGGATGTAGTCGTTGACATGGGAAGACGTCATCGCGTGGTATTCCCCGTCCTCGCCTTCGTACTGGAACAATGTCTGCCCTGGCAGGTCCAGTACCTGTTTGACGAAGCGCAGAAGCCCCCGGTCGCTGACAGTCATGTCGCAGGTCTTGCCTGACTTCGCCTTGAACCGCAGGTGCAGAACATCCTTCTTCAGGCGAACATGACGACGGCGCAGGGTTGTCGCGCCAAAACTCCCGTTCTTTTGCGCGTAGCAGTCGTTTCCCACGCGCACGCGCCCGGTATCGAGGAGGCGGATGATCGACGCGACCGCGCGTGACTGCGTGAGTTTGCGCCTGCGCAGTTCCCGTTCAACCTCCGCGCGGATAGCAGGCAATGCCATCCCGAAGGCGGCGCAATTGGCAAACTTGCGCTTGTCGCGGTGCGCCGAGAACAGGGGGTGGTATCTATACTGCCGGCGGCCTGCCGCATCTGTTCCGGTGGCCAGGATGTGGGCGTCGGGATCGGGAGCATACCAGGCATCTTCATAGGCCGGAGGTAGGGCGATCGCATCGAGCCGCGCCACGATCTGTGGGTTCCGGATGCGTTTCCCGTCGCAGTCGAGGTAGGCAAATCCGCGCTTGAGCGGGCGCCTGGAGTAACCGGGCTGCGATGGATCGACGTGGACGAGCGCTGGCGGCCGGGTTGTTTCCTTCGCTTCCAGTCGGTCATCGGCAACGGCGAGCATCGCGGGGCCTTTCCGTTGTTGCAGTCGGGGAGGATTTTTCCGGCTTGAACGGAACAATCGCCTGGGACAGGCACAGGTTCCCGATCGGCTTTGCCTGTCCGGCGGTGGCATAAACCTTTCGGGCGCGCCAATGGCGGCGGGAGACTGACATCTCGGCGATGATGTCATGGGCCGGGGCAGGGAAGGGGAACCCAACGGGAGAACCCGGGTTTCAATAGGCGAAAGGGATTTCGCCATGATCGGAAAAATAGTCGCAGCCGCCATCGGCAGCAAGATTGCACAAGGCACACCGCACCTCGGCCGGCCAGGCGGCGCGGCGCTTGGCATTGTTACGACATCGGTGCTTCGGCGTCTGGGGCCGCTTGGAATTGCAGCATTGGCGGGCGGATGGCTTTTGTCGCGCGAACGCGACAAGCGAGCTCGTCAAAGCGCCTCGGCGCGCCGCGACTGAGGTCAAGCGCTGGATGTCCCGTCACATGGATGCCGGAGCGTAAGGTGCCCTGACGCTCCGGCAACAATCTAAGGAGCGAAGACACATGGCAGGCAAGTCGCAGAGCAAACCTCTCCCTCCCTCACAGGCCAAAGCCAGCGCGGTCGCCAAGGCCAAGGCCATTGCCCCCGATGTGCCCGCGCGGATTGGCCAGACGCCGGAAACCGATCTGCGCGGATTGCCCGACGTGTTTGGCCGCCTTGTCGAGGATCATGACCGCCACCGTGCGCTCCTGGCGATGATCGAGGCCACTGACGGTGCGAGCGAGGAACGCCATGCGCTGTTCGAGGAACTCGTGCGGGAATTGAAATCCCATGCCGCAGCCGAGGAACAGGCGCTCTGGTCGACGGTGCTGCGTAATCCCGAAACTACCGAATTCGCACGGCACGCGGTTGCCGAGCATAAGGAGATCGACAAAATGCTCGATGACCTGGCTGCACGCGACATGGGCAAGCCCAAGTGGATGGAACGGTTCGCGGACCTCAAGGAGGAATATCTGCACCATATCCGCGAGGAAGAGCAGGAACAGTTCACCGAAAGTGCGGCGATACTCTCCGATGCCGATCGCAGACACATGCGCAGCGTGTTCGAGCGGCGGAAGAAAGAAGAAAAAGCATCAGCCGCTTTGACGCCGAAGCTGAAAATCAAGTCAATTGCATGAGTGCTTGAAGGGCAAGGAGGGCTGCCGGTTCCTGGTATTGATGAACGGGCGTCACCATAGCATGCCATTTCACGTGGTGCCGAAATGCCGTGCAATGCGTTACCATCGCCAAGGGGCGAACTCTTTCGTCCCGGTGCGACAAGGACGGCCAATGAGCGAAGCGTCTAGCGAAGCCTCGAGCGGAACGGGATATTTCGAGGTAACCAGGCGAGCGGTTCTGGCGGGCGGCGCGGCCAGCGTCGGTATTTCCGCCATCCCGTCCGCCTCGGAAGGAGCGGCATCCATGACACAGCAGCCCCCGACGATGGCGCTTTCTCTCAAGGTCAACGGCAAAGCGCAGGCACTCATGCTCGATACGCGCACGACGCTGCTCGACGCGCTGCGCGATCATATCGGCCTGATGGGTACCAAGAAGGGCTGCGACCATGGGCAGTGCGGTGCCTGCACGGTGCTGATGAACGGCATTCGCATCAATTCCTGCCTCAGCCTTGCCGTGATGCACGAAGGCGATGCCGTGACGACGATCGAAGGGCTTGGCACGCCGGAGGACCTGCACCCGATGCAGGCGGCTTTCATCAGGCATGACGGCTTCCAGTGCGGCTATTGCACCCCGGGACAGATCTGCTGGCGGTGGCGGTGCTGGAAGAGATCAGGGCGGGGATTCCCAGCCACGTCCAGGGCGACGTCGGCGGCGACCCCGAGATGACCGTGCTCGAAATGCGCGAGCGGATGAGCGGCAATCTCTGCCGCTGCGGCGCCTACTCGAACATCGCGGAGGCCATGGCGGAAGTCGCCGGTGTCCGGATCGCGGAAACCCACGATGCGGA
It contains:
- a CDS encoding sensor histidine kinase — its product is MRGKIDAFDWSGTPLGPRSAWPSELKIVVRQILDSSFPKAIVWGPDLTTIYNDAFLPILGKKPDALGKSFAAIWAEAWDTIGPIAKRAYAGTPTYIEDFPLVIDRTGQSEQAWFTFCYSPLRLADGSIAGMLDTVVETTGKMQAQASLAVINAELGHRLKNTLALVQAIASQTLRGAAEPGAMDNLFRRLQALGHAHDILLRRDWAAASLSEVIHASLEPHDHDHRISASGPDLAIGSRTAVALSLVLNELATNAAKYGALSRFSGSVTLSWTIEGEQLLLRWQEAGGPPVSEPERKGFGTRLIDMGVGNKSTVTRHYEANGFGLEMRTPLTELGS
- a CDS encoding DNA topoisomerase IB, with amino-acid sequence MLAVADDRLEAKETTRPPALVHVDPSQPGYSRRPLKRGFAYLDCDGKRIRNPQIVARLDAIALPPAYEDAWYAPDPDAHILATGTDAAGRRQYRYHPLFSAHRDKRKFANCAAFGMALPAIRAEVERELRRRKLTQSRAVASIIRLLDTGRVRVGNDCYAQKNGSFGATTLRRRHVRLKKDVLHLRFKAKSGKTCDMTVSDRGLLRFVKQVLDLPGQTLFQYEGEDGEYHAMTSSHVNDYIHAIAGAQFTAKDFRTWRANVLAFAWLREDDGNARTLKAMLAHVSAHLCNTPAVARKAYIHPRLVEQARTDPGQLLGCPLPRRSKWLSREERGLIAYLSAE
- a CDS encoding DUF6203 family protein; the encoded protein is MIGKIVAAAIGSKIAQGTPHLGRPGGAALGIVTTSVLRRLGPLGIAALAGGWLLSRERDKRARQSASARRD
- a CDS encoding hemerythrin domain-containing protein yields the protein MAGKSQSKPLPPSQAKASAVAKAKAIAPDVPARIGQTPETDLRGLPDVFGRLVEDHDRHRALLAMIEATDGASEERHALFEELVRELKSHAAAEEQALWSTVLRNPETTEFARHAVAEHKEIDKMLDDLAARDMGKPKWMERFADLKEEYLHHIREEEQEQFTESAAILSDADRRHMRSVFERRKKEEKASAALTPKLKIKSIA